Proteins from a single region of Mytilus trossulus isolate FHL-02 chromosome 2, PNRI_Mtr1.1.1.hap1, whole genome shotgun sequence:
- the LOC134708502 gene encoding protein PF3D7_1417600-like, with protein MSEMNIRIDSVFSLNTQDRHSSGSTSDCTKDIENFNSLTEKYCAVNLEKIDLGTKKYVSYRKWMKNHKHCSSICFKKRGDKQCEELNVIADNRRLTRKRKHELNNTENNQNPHLHKLCIVKTMHDKTNFRTTEIYNVGNLHGTGEVKNSKSSVRIYHDFFENATDNGNFALDSIIPSTSLIKGNLKKRLRVRTPKRQYNDQKLDKNDDSKNDISCRSTTNSGKTHDNTANNEPKIDDPLLLHKKIKKEPDIEFETRTNVEQVFQDLQNPVSEQSFRDICDKIAKTPKEKRASYIEKLRSILDESDINNTVENESTDVDRKSELQIHDDPKNVDSLNENKIVKSCTKSTLEIDSTKTVAAFQMFNIGGKQFVMQANADQNVESSESQCQSKTIDALNVNASAPTSLYSNVSQRYPVNNNNITLVSLPSQNQTNIINSAQSKPKELHGHLITQSDGKQFFLPLLEGKTTVPSKPDTQINLNIENPKTKTFQTGGSVISTPGMSGQLQVPNQSLLADVGKGKSGRIQTNVTNILPQFVNQLNRDLKSEVSQQVSSGSKQNILIPNAVNSQGTLQLTNTLNASQNAGNLSSLGNVNNFEPVNQPKLLLPVNINGVQQNVLFDMLPDGRLQLSSAVDGQKNTAPGNNGHNKVLGLFSNSNVGNQQQLFPLNQQVTTNQNVSINPNSNFVNHNIPIIQPQTSLHHALSNHIKTEKQNVLISSSHGGNQSALNNPVHSSLNQSFLVNQQQINNQGVFNSQTQPIIIGLNGGQLPIMQQGISQMPIINTAIGQNPILNPGLDISTILGQFSNLTNLQLGQNTQTQNLVVLGQLAQPTQSVPNMQTAPSPKQLPSASQLLLNIASHKIGQAKTTITGSTANPPIMSIFPQNISRMSNNNIQMKTITDGQFVKTGNVSNDSKTANIQHKTGKTSSQHTSTQRPLRPLAVSSAGKEADSKPVCSFQTPSTQFKSSQHQYSAHTMSNASSAPSSACNWSSLQFDKTMVRDFKKEIKSPTTYAINVSKDTAMNVSQSNRMAEISTQNSKKELTRSLPVPIFIRTSTGNIMPTSTVKPFIEQGNRPQNVAPVFTPSSSEKTIRTSSATQYIIQPMVQLNNHQNGNTLVKTVIPAQGYAKSPALTTRPRNSSSASPLVTQTVKDLAQTHPLLQKSLQSGNCSTSMDVKRSKRKPQVVVRVDPDAIDVDEETSSPEKDYSMFNIRTCSVSTAVTASITPRIDPTIVERGLRIPDSMLEELRGKNIANLQKKSVETAIQKLMLNKLFLNKHN; from the coding sequence ATGAGCGAAATGAATATACGGATAGATTCGGTGTTTTCGTTGAATACCCAAGATAGACATTCATCCGGAAGTACATCTGATTGTACTAAAGAcatagaaaattttaattctttaaCCGAAAAGTATTGTGCTgtaaatcttgaaaaaataGATCTTGgcacaaaaaaatatgtctctTATAGAAAATGGatgaaaaatcataaacattGTTCTTCGATCTGCTTTAAAAAGAGAGGAGATAAACAGTGTGAGGAATTAAATGTTATTGCTGACAATAGACGTTTAACAAGGAAAAGAAAACATGAACTGAATAAtacagaaaataaccaaaatccGCATTTACATAAATTATGTATAGTGAAAACCATGCATGATAAGACAAATTTTCGAACTACTGAAATTTACAATGTAGGAAATTTACATGGAACTGGAGAAGTCAAAAACTCCAAATCAAGTGTAAGGatatatcatgatttttttgaaaatgccACAGACAATGGAAATTTCGCTCTTGATAGTATAATACCTAGTACGAGTTTGAtaaaaggtaatttaaaaaaacgacTTCGTGTAAGAACACCGAAAAGACAATACAATGATCAAAAGTTGGACAAAAACGATGATAGTAAAAATGACATATCATGTAGAAGTACTACAAATAGTGGTAAAACACATGACAATACAGCAAATAACGAACCAAAAATTGACGACCCtttgttattacataaaaaaataaagaaagaaccAGACATCGAATTTGAAACAAGGACTAACGTGGAACAAGTTTTTCAAGATTTGCAAAACCCCGTTAGTGAACAGTCGTTTCGTGACATATGTGATAAAATTGCCAAGACACCGAAGGAAAAGCGTGCTTCTTACATTGAAAAACTTAGGTCAATTTTGGATGAAAGTGATATTAATAATACAGTCGAAAATGAATCTACTGATGTAGATAGGAAATCTGAGTTACAAATTCACGATGATCCGAAAAATGTTGAtagtttaaatgaaaacaaaattgttaaaagttgtACAAAATCTACTCTGGAAATTGACAGTACTAAAACGGTAGCagcatttcaaatgtttaatattgGTGGTAAACAATTTGTAATGCAAGCTAATGCAGACCAGAACGTGGAATCATCAGAGAGCCAATGTCAATCAAAAACTATAGATGCATTAAATGTGAATGCTAGCGCTCCAACCAGTTTATATTCCAACGTTAGCCAGAGGTACCCagtaaacaataacaatatcaCTTTAGTATCTCTGCCCTCTCAGAATCAGACTAACATAATAAACAGCGCTCAGTCAAAACCCAAAGAGCTACATGGTCATCTTATCACACAATCTGATGGCAAACAGTTCTTCTTACCTTTGTTGGAAGGTAAGACGACTGTTCCTTCGAAACCAGATACTCAAATAaatcttaatattgaaaatcCAAAAACAAAGACTTTTCAGACCGGAGGTTCAGTCATATCAACTCCAGGTATGTCAGGTCAATTACAAGTTCCGAATCAAAGTTTGCTAGCTGATGTTGGAAAAGGAAAATCAGGTCGTATTCAGACTAACGTGACAAATATATTACCTCAGTTCGTAAACCAATTGAATCGTGATTTGAAATCTGAAGTGTCTCAACAAGTGTCTAGTGGTTCAAAGCAAAATATATTGATACCAAATGCAGTAAATTCCCAAGGAACTTTACAATTAACTAACACCCTCAATGCTTCTCAAAATGCTGGTAATTTATCATCCCTAGGTAATGTGAACAACTTTGAACCGGTAAATCAACCTAAGCTGTTATTACCAGTGAACATAAACGGAGTTCAGCAAAACGTTTTGTTTGATATGTTACCAGACGGCCGCTTGCAATTATCATCTGCAGTTGATGGACAAAAAAATACAGCACCGGGGAACAATGGACACAATAAGGTTTTAGGACTTTTCTCAAACAGCAATGTAGGTAATCAACAACAACTCTTTCCTTTAAACCAACAGGTAACAACTAACCAAAATGTATCAATCAatccaaattcaaattttgtgaATCATAATATTCCGATCATCCAACCGCAGACCAGTCTCCATCATGCTTTAAGTAATCAcatcaaaacagaaaaacagaatgTTTTAATAAGCTCGTCTCATGGTGGTAACCAGAGTGCATTAAATAACCCTGTTCATTCTAGTCTTAACCAGAGTTTTCTAGTGAatcaacaacaaataaataatcaagGTGTTTTTAATAGCCAGACTCAGCCAATTATCATTGGATTGAACGGAGGACAATTACCAATCATGCAACAAGGAATATCTCAAATGCCTATTATCAATACAGCGATTGGACAAAACCCAATATTAAATCCAGGATTAGATATAAGTACAATCTTAGGACAATTTTCTAATCTAACTAATCTACAGTTAGGTCAAAATACTCAAACACAAAATCTTGTAGTATTGGGTCAGTTGGCACAACCCACACAATCCGTTCCAAACATGCAAACAGCACCGTCACCCAAACAACTTCCATCAGCAAGTCAGCTCCTCTTGAACATAGCATCTCATAAGATTGGTCAAGCTAAAACGACTATAACCGGATCGACAGCAAATCCTCCAATTATGTCCATTTTCCCGCAAAATATATCCAGGATGTCAAATAATAACATTCAAATGAAAACGATAACAGATGGTCAATTTGTTAAAACGGGGAATGTGAGCAATGATTCAAAAACTGCAAATATTCAGCACAAAACTGGTAAAACATCATCTCAACATACTAGTACTCAAAGGCCACTTAGGCCTCTTGCTGTATCGTCCGCTGGTAAAGAGGCAGACAGTAAACCTGTCTGTTCATTTCAGACACCCTCAACACAATTTAAATCCTCGCAACACCAATATTCAGCTCACACAATGAGTAATGCGTCGTCAGCACCAAGTTCTGCATGCAATTGGTCTTCCCTGCAGTTCGATAAGACAATGGTGCGggatttcaaaaaagaaattaaatccCCTACTACTTATGCTATTAATGTAAGTAAAGACACGGCAATGAATGTAAGTCAGTCAAATAGAATGGCTGAAATCTCAACACAAAACTCAAAAAAGGAGTTGACTAGGTCGTTGCCTGTACCAATTTTCATAAGAACATCTACTGGAAATATAATGCCAACTTCAACTGTTAAACCTTTTATTGAGCAAGGAAATCGACCTCAAAATGTGGCTCCTGTATTTACACCTTCTTCTAGTGAAAAAACAATACGCACTTCCTCAGCAACTCAGTACATAATCCAACCAATGGTTCAACTAAACAATCACCAAAATGGAAACACGTTGGTCAAAACTGTAATACCTGCACAAGGATACGCCAAGTCTCCAGCGTTGACAACTCGTCCTCGGAACTCATCAAGTGCATCTCCGTTGGTTACTCAGACTGTTAAAGATCTTGCACAGACGCATCCTTTACTGCAAAAATCATTACAAAGTGGCAACTGCTCAACGTCCATGGATGTGAAAAGAAGCAAACGAAAACCTCAGGTTGTTGTTCGTGTTGACCCTGATGCTATCGATGTCGACGAAGAAACATCGAGTCCTGAAAAAGATtattcaatgtttaatattcGTACGTGTTCCGTGTCAACAGCAGTAACGGCATCGATTACTCCAAGAATAGACCCTACTATAGTTGAAAGGGGACTAAGAATACCAGACAGTATGTTGGAAGAACTACGGGGGAAAAATATAGCCAATCTTCAAAAGAAATCAGTTGAAACAGCTATCCAGAAGCTGATGCTCAATAAACTGTTCCTTAATAAACATAATTAA